One stretch of Nitrosococcus watsonii C-113 DNA includes these proteins:
- the nudE gene encoding ADP compounds hydrolase NudE — MANKEPIKPQIVATKTVARTRLFRIETVDLCFANGVETRYERLRSGRHGAVLIVPLLDRETVLLIREYAVGTERYELALPKGRVETGETLFAAANRELMEEVGYGASRLTYLTSLTVAPGYIEHTTHIIVAEKLYEERRPGDEPEEIGVMPWRLAELPALLAREDCTEARSIAALFMVKEKLSL, encoded by the coding sequence GTGGCCAATAAAGAACCCATCAAGCCGCAAATCGTTGCTACGAAAACGGTCGCCAGGACGAGGTTGTTCCGGATAGAGACCGTCGATTTGTGTTTTGCCAACGGTGTTGAAACTCGCTATGAGCGCCTTAGAAGCGGAAGGCATGGTGCGGTTTTAATTGTGCCCTTGCTAGACCGGGAGACCGTGTTGCTTATTCGGGAATATGCGGTCGGTACCGAGCGCTATGAGCTGGCCTTGCCTAAGGGACGGGTTGAGACGGGAGAAACGCTATTCGCAGCGGCTAATCGGGAATTAATGGAAGAAGTGGGATATGGGGCTAGTCGCCTTACTTATCTCACTTCCTTGACGGTAGCGCCCGGTTATATAGAACATACCACTCATATAATCGTGGCGGAAAAACTTTATGAAGAACGCCGCCCAGGGGATGAACCCGAGGAGATCGGGGTGATGCCATGGCGTTTGGCGGAATTACCGGCGTTACTAGCTCGGGAGGATTGTACCGAAGCCCGCAGCATTGCCGCTTTGTTTATGGTAAAAGAAAAATTGAGCTTATGA
- a CDS encoding metal ABC transporter solute-binding protein, Zn/Mn family: protein MKFGNGIARSYLASLLAAWIGCWSPYAYTADPLPVFVSILPQKYFVERIGGQRVQVSVMVRQGQSPETYEPTPRQMAKLAQAKLYFRIGIPFENIWLERMIAANPKMEVVDCRQGISLLPVMQNHSILEAGDHHGMADPHIWTSPPLVKIMAAHIRNALIAVKPVFSSQFEKNYQAFIQDLNQLDQYIRQTLAGITHRHFMVFHPAWSYFARTYGLEEIPIEQAGKEPGAKSLAALIERGRQEGFRAIFVQKQSSRSNAELVARAIGAKVIVLDPLAEDYGRNLRHVASVLAKVLR from the coding sequence ATGAAATTCGGTAACGGGATCGCTCGGTCTTATCTTGCGAGTTTACTGGCAGCCTGGATAGGATGCTGGAGTCCTTATGCTTATACTGCGGACCCTCTTCCTGTCTTTGTTAGTATTTTGCCGCAAAAGTATTTTGTAGAGCGAATTGGTGGTCAGCGGGTACAGGTTTCGGTAATGGTGAGGCAAGGCCAGAGCCCTGAGACTTACGAACCTACTCCCCGGCAGATGGCAAAACTAGCTCAAGCTAAGCTTTATTTTCGTATTGGCATCCCCTTTGAGAATATCTGGCTGGAGCGAATGATTGCTGCTAATCCAAAGATGGAGGTAGTGGATTGCCGACAGGGCATCTCCTTATTGCCGGTGATGCAGAACCATTCCATCTTGGAGGCAGGAGATCATCATGGAATGGCTGATCCCCATATTTGGACGAGTCCCCCTTTAGTAAAAATTATGGCGGCCCATATTCGAAATGCGCTGATTGCCGTAAAGCCAGTGTTTAGTAGCCAATTTGAGAAAAACTATCAGGCATTTATTCAGGATCTTAACCAGCTTGATCAATATATCCGTCAAACCCTGGCTGGGATTACTCATCGCCACTTTATGGTCTTCCATCCGGCTTGGAGTTATTTTGCCCGTACGTATGGGTTGGAAGAAATTCCTATCGAACAGGCAGGCAAGGAACCTGGCGCCAAATCTTTAGCTGCGCTGATTGAGCGGGGTCGCCAGGAAGGGTTTCGAGCTATTTTTGTACAGAAGCAGTCTAGTCGAAGCAATGCGGAGCTGGTTGCCCGCGCTATTGGCGCCAAGGTTATCGTGCTCGATCCCTTAGCAGAAGATTATGGGCGCAATCTGCGTCATGTGGCCAGTGTGTTGGCAAAGGTACTCCGGTGA
- a CDS encoding OprO/OprP family phosphate-selective porin gives MKFQTKDCLLYGVILICCINLFIAPAHGGTKAMLELLKILRDRGTLSQDEFEMLRNAAKAEEEEASEPRQPHNGNPEVAEQKKKPTEEVAKVHPNSLEQDSIKVKTNYKGLTVETADGDFKFGIGGRLQMDANFAGEGRTPRRSGTEIRRARINVQGSMWKIWGYRLQADFAGNYTTAIKNAYIEYTGFKPVSFILGQQKLPFTLQSWTSNNWQVFQERALLNSFIQNEVIGRRGLGFRASTYGRYWTANAGIFSESVGRMSRFRESWAPMGRVTFAPIAEATQVLHFGASAYYRNYVQEPELVFTAHPEAHLVPPLISTGVISGTEDILLLGGELSGVWGPFHAQGEYLHVKVGRKKGLPDPDFNGWYAQAGYFLTGESRSYDPTKGRYNRIHPSGIVGKGGWGAWELAFRYSTLDLTDNGILGGVENNFTVGLNWYATPSILFRANYIHAGTDFIDKATRLEGIEGGLDIYTLRGQIAF, from the coding sequence TTGAAATTTCAAACCAAAGATTGCCTTCTTTATGGCGTTATTCTGATCTGTTGTATCAATTTATTCATTGCCCCAGCCCATGGGGGTACTAAGGCGATGCTTGAGCTACTCAAGATATTACGAGATCGGGGCACCCTCAGCCAAGATGAATTTGAAATGCTCCGCAATGCCGCCAAAGCTGAGGAGGAGGAAGCTTCTGAACCGAGGCAACCCCATAATGGAAACCCCGAAGTTGCCGAGCAAAAGAAGAAGCCCACAGAGGAAGTAGCGAAAGTCCACCCTAACTCCCTAGAACAAGATTCCATAAAAGTTAAAACCAATTACAAAGGGTTGACAGTAGAAACCGCCGACGGTGACTTTAAATTCGGTATAGGCGGTCGACTTCAAATGGATGCCAATTTTGCTGGCGAAGGTAGAACGCCGCGAAGAAGCGGTACAGAAATCCGCCGTGCCCGCATCAACGTCCAAGGCAGCATGTGGAAAATTTGGGGCTATCGATTGCAAGCGGACTTTGCGGGAAACTATACGACGGCGATAAAAAACGCTTATATTGAATACACAGGATTCAAACCAGTTAGCTTTATCCTGGGCCAGCAAAAATTACCCTTTACCCTTCAGTCATGGACCAGCAATAACTGGCAGGTCTTTCAGGAGCGGGCACTGCTTAACAGTTTCATCCAAAATGAGGTTATCGGGCGCCGCGGTCTGGGTTTCAGGGCAAGCACCTATGGACGCTACTGGACAGCAAATGCCGGTATATTTAGTGAAAGCGTCGGGCGTATGAGTCGGTTTAGAGAAAGCTGGGCACCCATGGGGCGAGTCACTTTTGCCCCTATCGCTGAGGCGACCCAGGTGCTACATTTTGGGGCTTCAGCCTATTATCGCAATTACGTACAGGAGCCAGAATTAGTTTTCACGGCCCATCCTGAAGCTCACCTAGTACCCCCCCTTATTAGTACCGGTGTGATTTCAGGAACCGAGGACATCTTATTGTTGGGGGGGGAGCTTTCTGGCGTTTGGGGTCCCTTCCACGCCCAGGGCGAATATCTCCATGTCAAGGTAGGCCGCAAAAAGGGCCTGCCCGACCCTGATTTTAACGGCTGGTATGCTCAAGCCGGGTATTTTCTCACCGGAGAGTCCCGCAGTTACGACCCTACAAAAGGCCGCTACAATCGGATTCATCCTAGCGGAATTGTCGGCAAAGGCGGCTGGGGAGCCTGGGAACTCGCTTTCCGCTATAGCACCCTTGACCTCACCGATAACGGGATCTTAGGCGGAGTAGAAAATAACTTCACGGTGGGACTCAACTGGTACGCGACCCCTAGCATTTTATTCCGCGCCAACTATATTCATGCTGGCACTGATTTCATCGACAAAGCGACTAGACTGGAAGGCATAGAGGGAGGACTCGACATTTATACTTTACGAGGCCAAATCGCATTCTAA
- a CDS encoding metal ABC transporter permease, with protein sequence MDFWEAFGHVAFLQNALIAGILAGLGCGVVGSFVVVKRIGFLAGGIAHTVLGGMGVAYYLGKSPLSGALVAALLAALLIGWVSLRWREREDTLISAFWSMGMAVGMIFISRTPGYNVDLMGYLFGNILMVSQAQLYLMAAVDGVIILTVVLFYKQFLALSFDEEFARLRGVPVTFFYLLLLCMVALTVVLLIQVVGLILVIALLMLPAAIAGQYMGSLVGMMLLASFLGMLFASTGLAIAYEPDLPAGSTIVLVTGGAYLFSTVGTGLRPRWRAQR encoded by the coding sequence ATGGATTTTTGGGAGGCATTTGGCCATGTCGCTTTTCTGCAAAATGCCCTAATCGCTGGAATTCTAGCGGGTTTGGGGTGTGGTGTCGTTGGCAGCTTTGTAGTGGTTAAGCGGATTGGCTTCCTGGCGGGAGGTATCGCTCATACGGTTTTGGGAGGTATGGGGGTAGCCTATTATCTAGGTAAAAGCCCTTTGTCAGGGGCTTTAGTTGCCGCTTTGCTAGCAGCCTTGCTTATTGGCTGGGTAAGCCTGCGATGGCGGGAACGGGAAGATACTTTAATTAGCGCATTTTGGTCCATGGGGATGGCGGTAGGGATGATTTTTATCTCCCGCACGCCGGGTTATAATGTTGATCTGATGGGCTATCTATTTGGCAATATCCTGATGGTATCGCAGGCGCAACTTTACCTGATGGCTGCCGTGGATGGAGTGATTATTCTTACTGTGGTGTTGTTCTATAAGCAGTTTCTTGCCCTTAGCTTTGATGAGGAATTTGCCCGCCTCAGGGGCGTTCCGGTCACTTTTTTCTACTTGCTGCTGCTTTGCATGGTAGCGCTCACGGTAGTTCTTTTAATTCAAGTGGTCGGTTTAATTCTGGTGATTGCTTTGTTAATGCTGCCTGCGGCCATTGCTGGTCAATATATGGGGTCTTTGGTCGGTATGATGTTGCTAGCATCTTTCTTAGGGATGTTGTTTGCTAGCACCGGTTTGGCCATTGCTTATGAGCCGGATTTACCAGCGGGCTCCACGATTGTGTTGGTGACAGGAGGCGCTTATTTATTCTCTACGGTAGGCACGGGACTGCGGCCACGCTGGCGAGCACAGCGCTAA
- a CDS encoding metal ABC transporter ATP-binding protein translates to MKQELAISIKDVCFSYSGPRVLEHINLEVYRGEFLGLVGPNGGGKSTLLKIILGLLRPLSGQVSVLGLSPKRGRAAIGYVPQHTVFPEDFPISVEAAVLQGRLGKTRLIGGYTREDRAFARRAMEQVEILELSACPLAALSGGQCQRVLIARALAMEPEILILDEPTAHVDLRLEENFFHLLRQLNQQMTIIVVSHDVGFISHYVNRVACLNQTLICHETAAVSGEIIKQLYGASVRMIDHTH, encoded by the coding sequence ATGAAACAGGAGTTAGCCATTTCGATTAAAGATGTTTGCTTTTCTTATTCTGGTCCTAGAGTACTGGAACATATTAATCTTGAGGTGTATCGGGGCGAATTCTTAGGACTGGTAGGCCCTAATGGAGGGGGGAAGAGTACCCTACTTAAGATAATTCTAGGATTATTGAGGCCCCTATCCGGCCAAGTCTCCGTGTTAGGTTTGTCGCCTAAGCGAGGACGGGCAGCAATAGGTTATGTACCCCAACATACCGTTTTTCCTGAAGATTTTCCGATTTCAGTAGAAGCGGCTGTCCTTCAGGGACGGTTAGGTAAAACCCGGCTTATTGGTGGCTATACGCGGGAGGATCGAGCCTTTGCCCGACGTGCCATGGAGCAGGTGGAAATTTTGGAGCTTAGCGCCTGTCCTTTAGCCGCTCTTTCTGGGGGGCAGTGCCAGCGGGTACTGATTGCGCGGGCTTTGGCTATGGAACCTGAAATTTTGATCCTGGATGAGCCGACTGCCCATGTAGATCTGCGCTTAGAAGAGAATTTTTTTCACTTGCTTAGACAGCTTAACCAACAGATGACCATTATTGTTGTTTCCCATGATGTTGGTTTTATTTCCCATTATGTCAACCGGGTTGCTTGTCTCAACCAGACCTTGATTTGCCATGAAACGGCGGCTGTCAGCGGAGAAATCATTAAGCAGCTCTATGGTGCTAGTGTGCGTATGATTGACCATACTCATTAA
- a CDS encoding porin, protein MLASPSDAGTEALLELLKVLRDRGTISQNEFEALRHAAKDDKEKKVSKREQGERKTKQATVTTTNSKEKNSKKESASITLGENGLEIESRNGNFKAEIGGRLQVDAQANFNDESGPLNTHLYNGTSIRRARIHVGGTLYKDFNYKFEYDFTRAGNRPTATGITDAWLQYAHFKPFSITMGQFKEPFSLASVTSNRFITFIERPLLNNAFVEFPNPYKLGISAESYGTRWTVRTAFQTENSGRNTSISDTSYEAVGRTTFLPIYNGPTQILHLGASGAYTWVNNTFDSAAGELKNSPLIFASQPYTNVDRTPWVTTGPLTTKLGPDHKRLDRVGRFGAELAGVYGPFSFQSEYTRVNLSGIGYSGDDVLDGYYAFISYFLTGESRVYENKRGAFGRLKPKRNFDLGNGWGAWEVAVRWDQLDMNTDNVNGGNIQTATIALNWYVNPHVRFMANYGYVVDINTRAANPAIAKFNGLNPSILEFRAQIDW, encoded by the coding sequence ATGTTGGCTTCCCCCTCCGATGCAGGCACCGAGGCGCTACTGGAGCTGCTTAAGGTTCTCCGAGACCGAGGCACCATTAGTCAAAATGAATTTGAGGCACTACGGCATGCTGCCAAGGACGATAAGGAGAAAAAAGTCTCCAAACGAGAGCAAGGAGAAAGAAAAACTAAGCAAGCAACTGTAACAACTACCAACTCTAAGGAAAAAAACAGTAAGAAAGAAAGTGCTAGTATCACACTAGGTGAAAATGGTTTAGAAATAGAATCTCGCAACGGCAACTTTAAGGCGGAAATCGGTGGCCGGTTGCAGGTAGATGCACAGGCTAACTTTAACGATGAGAGTGGCCCACTTAATACACACCTTTATAATGGGACGAGTATTCGCCGTGCCCGTATTCATGTAGGCGGTACCTTGTATAAAGATTTCAACTATAAATTTGAATATGATTTTACTCGTGCGGGCAACAGACCTACCGCCACCGGGATCACCGACGCCTGGCTCCAATACGCCCATTTCAAGCCTTTCAGTATTACAATGGGACAATTCAAAGAACCATTTAGCTTGGCAAGCGTTACTAGCAACCGCTTTATAACATTCATTGAACGTCCCCTGCTCAACAATGCGTTTGTGGAATTTCCCAACCCCTATAAACTGGGCATTAGCGCGGAATCCTACGGCACTAGATGGACCGTGCGTACTGCCTTCCAAACCGAAAATAGTGGGCGTAATACTTCCATTAGCGATACGAGTTATGAGGCAGTTGGTCGCACCACCTTTCTCCCTATCTACAACGGCCCAACCCAGATACTTCATCTAGGCGCATCAGGCGCTTATACATGGGTCAACAATACATTCGACTCAGCCGCCGGTGAGCTAAAAAACAGTCCTCTGATCTTTGCCTCGCAACCATATACTAACGTTGATCGTACGCCCTGGGTAACAACGGGCCCTTTAACTACTAAATTAGGACCCGATCATAAAAGACTTGATAGGGTCGGCCGGTTCGGCGCTGAATTAGCGGGCGTGTATGGACCCTTCTCGTTCCAAAGCGAATATACTCGTGTTAATTTGTCTGGCATTGGCTATTCGGGAGATGATGTGCTAGATGGCTATTATGCCTTTATTAGCTATTTTCTGACCGGAGAATCGCGGGTTTATGAGAATAAACGGGGGGCGTTCGGCCGACTAAAACCAAAACGTAATTTCGATCTCGGTAATGGTTGGGGCGCCTGGGAGGTAGCAGTGCGTTGGGATCAACTAGACATGAATACCGATAATGTCAATGGCGGAAATATCCAAACCGCTACTATAGCATTGAATTGGTATGTAAATCCCCACGTTCGTTTCATGGCTAACTATGGATATGTAGTCGATATAAATACCCGCGCAGCGAATCCAGCAATCGCTAAATTTAACGGGCTTAATCCAAGTATCCTAGAATTCCGCGCACAAATCGACTGGTAA
- the phoB gene encoding phosphate regulon transcriptional regulator PhoB — protein sequence MAATILIVDDEAAIREMLGFALTQEGYHYQVAADGEQAWQQINEFRPDLILLDWMLPGISGVDLARRLKREPSTRELPVIMLTARDEEEDKVRGLNVGADDYITKPFSPMELIARIKAVLRRSAPLLSGEVIEVNGLKLDPDSHRLSVGGAPLEMGPTEFRLLHFFLTHLERVYSRGQLIDYVWGNNVYVEERTVDVHIRRLRKSLEPSGHDGLIQTVRGVGYRFSTRS from the coding sequence ATGGCCGCAACCATATTAATCGTTGATGATGAAGCCGCAATTCGCGAAATGCTGGGATTTGCCCTTACCCAGGAGGGGTATCATTATCAGGTGGCTGCCGATGGGGAGCAGGCATGGCAGCAGATCAACGAGTTCCGCCCGGATCTTATTTTGTTGGATTGGATGTTGCCGGGGATTAGCGGCGTGGATTTGGCCCGCCGCCTTAAGCGGGAACCCAGTACGCGAGAGCTCCCTGTGATCATGCTAACTGCCCGCGATGAAGAGGAAGATAAGGTTCGGGGCCTCAATGTGGGCGCCGATGATTATATTACCAAGCCCTTTTCACCAATGGAACTGATAGCCCGAATAAAAGCGGTGCTGCGGCGGAGTGCGCCATTGCTTAGCGGAGAGGTAATTGAAGTCAATGGGCTGAAGTTAGATCCAGACAGCCATCGCCTTAGTGTGGGAGGCGCACCCCTAGAGATGGGGCCTACGGAATTTCGCCTGCTCCACTTTTTCCTTACTCACCTAGAGCGGGTCTATAGTCGGGGGCAGCTGATTGATTACGTTTGGGGAAACAATGTGTATGTCGAGGAACGCACAGTGGATGTCCATATCCGCCGTTTGCGCAAATCCTTAGAGCCGAGCGGTCATGATGGGCTTATCCAAACCGTGCGGGGCGTAGGGTACCGTTTTTCTACTCGTTCCTAA
- the cysQ gene encoding 3'(2'),5'-bisphosphate nucleotidase CysQ, whose protein sequence is MSEISMLLEESDPTPLLDSILAIAVEAGEKILAIYNTNFTVAHKEDHSPLTEADLLSHKTIVQGLKKLTPGVPILSEESGEISFLERRDWRRYWLVDPLDGTREFVKRNGEFTVNIALIEDHRSILGVVYAPVMNALYYASKGQGAYQKGMDGGVTRLKVRPWKGETALVAGSRSHAGEYLKTFLDKVGNYELVSMGSSLKFCLVAEGKADIYPRFGLTSEWDTAAAQCVVEEAGGILVDLNKMPLRYNAKESLLNPSFLVIADSAGQWERFIPEAAKL, encoded by the coding sequence ATGAGTGAAATATCGATGCTTTTAGAAGAAAGCGATCCAACCCCACTGCTTGATTCTATCCTAGCGATTGCAGTAGAAGCAGGGGAGAAGATTTTAGCTATTTATAATACTAACTTTACGGTAGCCCATAAGGAAGACCACTCGCCCTTAACAGAAGCGGATCTTCTCTCTCATAAGACTATTGTTCAGGGACTAAAAAAATTAACGCCGGGGGTACCGATACTGTCGGAAGAGTCCGGAGAAATATCTTTTCTGGAGCGTCGGGATTGGCGCCGTTACTGGCTAGTTGATCCCTTGGACGGAACCCGGGAATTTGTCAAGCGTAATGGGGAATTTACGGTTAACATCGCATTGATTGAGGATCATCGATCTATTTTGGGGGTGGTTTATGCGCCCGTGATGAACGCATTATATTACGCTTCCAAGGGCCAAGGCGCTTATCAAAAAGGAATGGATGGGGGCGTTACCAGACTCAAGGTACGCCCTTGGAAAGGGGAAACTGCTTTGGTAGCCGGGAGTCGTTCCCATGCAGGCGAATATCTTAAAACTTTTCTGGATAAGGTGGGGAACTATGAATTAGTTTCCATGGGGAGTTCCTTAAAATTTTGCTTGGTTGCCGAGGGGAAGGCCGATATTTATCCCCGCTTTGGGCTGACTTCGGAATGGGATACGGCAGCAGCCCAGTGCGTGGTGGAAGAAGCCGGCGGGATTCTTGTCGACTTAAATAAAATGCCCCTTCGCTATAATGCAAAGGAATCTTTGCTCAATCCCTCTTTTCTGGTGATTGCCGATTCTGCGGGTCAGTGGGAGCGGTTTATTCCAGAAGCGGCAAAATTGTAG